A window of Blastomonas sp. SL216 contains these coding sequences:
- the rpsB gene encoding 30S ribosomal protein S2, translating to MAAPVVTMQQLIEAGAHFGHQTHRWNPRMKPYIFGARNGIHILDLSQTVPLFARALEFVSATVQAGGKVLFVGTKRQAQAPIAEAARASGQHFVNHRWLGGMLTNWKTISGSIKRLKTLEEQLAGDTSGFTKKEVLQLTRERDKLELSLGGIRDMGGIPDVMFVIDANKEDLAIKEANVLGIPVIAILDSNVDPQGIAFPVPANDDAARAVRLYCDAVAAAATKGRTGAAVASGADVGEMAEPPAEAALEEAAAETGDAA from the coding sequence GCCATCAGACCCACCGCTGGAACCCGCGCATGAAGCCGTACATTTTCGGCGCGCGCAACGGCATCCACATCCTTGACCTGTCGCAGACCGTGCCGCTGTTCGCGCGCGCTCTCGAATTCGTCTCGGCCACCGTGCAGGCGGGCGGCAAGGTGCTGTTCGTCGGCACCAAGCGCCAGGCCCAGGCCCCGATCGCCGAAGCAGCCCGCGCCAGCGGCCAGCACTTCGTCAACCACCGCTGGCTGGGCGGCATGCTCACCAACTGGAAGACGATCTCGGGATCGATCAAGCGCCTGAAGACGCTCGAAGAGCAGCTCGCCGGTGACACCTCGGGCTTCACCAAGAAGGAAGTCCTGCAACTGACCCGCGAACGCGACAAGCTGGAACTGTCGCTCGGCGGTATCCGCGACATGGGCGGCATTCCCGACGTGATGTTCGTGATCGACGCGAACAAGGAAGACCTCGCCATCAAGGAAGCCAATGTGCTTGGCATCCCGGTGATCGCGATCCTCGATTCGAACGTCGATCCGCAGGGCATCGCCTTCCCGGTTCCCGCCAATGACGATGCCGCGCGCGCCGTTCGCCTCTATTGCGACGCCGTTGCCGCTGCTGCCACCAAGGGCCGCACCGGTGCCGCCGTTGCTTCGGGCGCGGACGTTGGCGAGATGGCCGAACCGCCGGCAGAAGCCGCGCTGGAAGAAGCTGCAGCCGAAACCGGCGACGCTGCCTAA
- the tsf gene encoding translation elongation factor Ts, which produces MAVVTAATVKELRERTGAGMMDAKKALTEANGDIEAAVDALRAKGLATAQKKSSRTAAEGLVGIEVSGLKGVAVEVNSETDFVAKNDQFQDFVRKVTGVALTTGDDVDTLKAADYPDGGTVGDKLTNSIATIGENQSIRRIKTVSVSEGVVVSYMHNAVAPNLGKIGVLVALEGDVAADVLEPLGKQIGMHIAAAFPLALNADGLDAELIARERKIAEEKAAESGKPAEVQAKMVDGAIAKFAKENALLSQLFVIDNKTPIADVVAKAAKDAGGKITLKDYVRFQLGEGIEKEETDFAAEVAAAAGL; this is translated from the coding sequence ATGGCTGTTGTAACCGCTGCTACTGTCAAGGAACTGCGCGAGCGCACCGGCGCTGGCATGATGGACGCCAAGAAGGCGCTGACCGAAGCCAATGGCGACATCGAAGCCGCCGTTGACGCGCTGCGCGCCAAGGGCCTTGCCACCGCGCAGAAGAAGTCGAGCCGCACCGCCGCCGAAGGCCTGGTGGGCATCGAGGTTTCGGGTCTGAAGGGCGTCGCTGTCGAAGTGAACAGCGAAACCGACTTCGTCGCCAAGAACGACCAGTTCCAGGATTTCGTCCGCAAGGTGACCGGCGTCGCGCTGACCACCGGCGATGATGTCGATACGCTCAAGGCTGCGGACTATCCCGATGGCGGCACCGTTGGCGACAAGCTGACGAACTCGATCGCCACGATTGGCGAAAACCAGTCGATCCGCCGCATCAAGACCGTTTCGGTCAGCGAAGGCGTCGTGGTGTCGTACATGCACAATGCTGTCGCGCCGAACCTCGGCAAGATCGGCGTGCTGGTCGCGCTGGAAGGCGATGTCGCCGCCGACGTGCTCGAGCCGCTGGGCAAGCAGATCGGCATGCACATCGCTGCAGCCTTCCCGCTGGCGCTGAACGCCGATGGCCTGGATGCCGAGCTGATCGCGCGCGAACGCAAGATCGCCGAGGAAAAGGCTGCTGAAAGCGGCAAGCCCGCCGAAGTGCAGGCCAAGATGGTCGACGGTGCGATCGCCAAGTTCGCCAAGGAAAACGCACTGCTCAGCCAGCTGTTCGTGATCGACAACAAGACCCCGATCGCCGACGTGGTGGCCAAGGCCGCCAAGGACGCGGGCGGCAAGATCACGCTGAAGGACTATGTCCGCTTCCAGCTCGGCGAAGGCATCGAGAAGGAAGAAACCGACTTCGCGGCTGAAGTCGCGGCGGCTGCGGGCCTCTAA